The genomic window CTACAATGTCCTGCATCGAGCAGCCTTCATAGCCCTTCCGGTTAAAAAGCGGGGCCGCCTTCGCAATGATTCGTTTCCGGGTTTCTGCGCCTTTGCTCATATCGGTCTCAACTCGTCTGACTCTTTTAGTTTCACATGACGCAGTATTCCATATGGCTTCTGGTTCTCCAGGTTGCGCTCTCGATGCTGCACAGATATGGCGTTTCGTCTCCCTTTCCGCGCAGCACCATGCGCTATCCCTACCAGGGCAGTTCCTGTCCGTTGTGTACGAACTTGCCGCTCGGACCATCCGGTCCCAGCAAAGCATACACCACACTGGTCTTGGCGCCCTCTGCCACTTCCAATTGGGCGTACTGTGTGCCAAGCTCTGTCTTTACCCAACCAGGGTGTACCGAGTTCACCTTGATCTTCGTGTCCTTCATCTCGGCGGCAAGGTGCACCGTAAACTGGTTCAGCGCGGTCTTCGATGCGTTATAAGCAAATGCCTTCATCGGCGCAAATGGGGCTGTTCGGCATCGCTTGCAGGGTAAGCGAACCAAGAATGCTCGACAGATTTACAATCCGGCCTGCCGGACTCTTCTCCAGCAGAGGCAGAAACTCTCTCGTCACCGCAACTACCGAGAAGAGATTGGTCTGGAACACCCTCTGTGCA from Pseudacidobacterium ailaaui includes these protein-coding regions:
- a CDS encoding SDR family NAD(P)-dependent oxidoreductase — its product is MFQTNLFSVVAVTREFLPLLEKSPAGRIVNLSSILGSLTLQAMPNSPICADEGICL
- a CDS encoding SDR family NAD(P)-dependent oxidoreductase; the protein is MKAFAYNASKTALNQFTVHLAAEMKDTKIKVNSVHPGWVKTELGTQYAQLEVAEGAKTSVVYALLGPDGPSGKFVHNGQELPW